A window of the Candidatus Eisenbacteria bacterium genome harbors these coding sequences:
- a CDS encoding ATP-binding protein — protein sequence MSSSTEGPNPNIVPEADSGNRMVLYLPSDLNYLSVVDRMVEGIAEMLELEEEDNIAVATSVIEACTNAIQHGHRQEAAKYFFCSFYLGENELQVTVKDWGPGFNLNTVLGGDPTHGEGLLKCRGRGIFIMRSMMDTVEFEMREPIGTTVKLTKQLARRGTSSPVSG from the coding sequence GTGAGTTCATCGACCGAGGGACCTAATCCTAATATCGTTCCCGAGGCGGATTCAGGGAACCGAATGGTCCTCTATCTCCCCAGTGATTTGAATTATTTGTCGGTCGTCGATCGGATGGTTGAAGGTATTGCGGAGATGTTGGAGCTGGAGGAGGAAGATAATATCGCGGTGGCGACATCCGTCATTGAAGCTTGTACAAATGCTATACAACACGGCCATCGCCAAGAGGCCGCTAAATATTTTTTCTGCTCCTTTTACCTTGGGGAAAATGAATTGCAGGTCACGGTGAAAGACTGGGGTCCCGGGTTTAATCTCAACACGGTGCTGGGCGGCGACCCGACCCATGGCGAAGGACTGCTGAAATGCCGCGGCCGCGGCATTTTCATTATGCGCTCCATGATGGATACGGTTGAATTTGAGATGCGGGAACCCATTGGGACGACTGTTAAGTTAACGAAGCAACTGGCGCGGCGCGGTACTTCAAGCCCCGTCAGCGGGTAG
- the larE gene encoding ATP-dependent sacrificial sulfur transferase LarE, with product MNRQLEEKLERLESHLASLGSAVVAYSGGVDSAFLAVAAHRALGARMIAVLGHSPSLAQKEWNDACKISERFGFPMEKVVTHELENPLYQSNTPDRCYHCKDELFQILKTWAAEKGFQTVLDGTNKDDLGDYRPGRRAGEKHGIRSPLIDCGWTKEEIRQVSLALGIPIWDKPASPCLASRFPTGEPIRLEALRWVEKAETALRSLGFLEQRVRVHGEMARIELSLGEMPRMLEPGIRAAVIQSLHEAGFRRIVLDLEGYRSSGEGWSKNAEELP from the coding sequence ATGAACCGACAACTCGAAGAAAAGCTGGAACGGCTCGAGTCGCACCTGGCATCTCTGGGGTCCGCGGTGGTGGCTTATTCCGGAGGGGTCGACAGCGCCTTTCTCGCCGTCGCGGCCCACAGGGCTCTCGGCGCCCGGATGATCGCCGTCCTTGGTCATTCCCCTTCACTGGCGCAGAAGGAATGGAATGACGCTTGTAAGATTTCGGAACGCTTCGGATTCCCCATGGAGAAGGTTGTGACCCACGAGTTGGAGAATCCTCTTTATCAATCAAACACCCCCGATCGTTGCTACCATTGTAAAGATGAGCTTTTTCAAATCTTGAAGACTTGGGCGGCGGAAAAGGGGTTTCAGACGGTTCTTGATGGAACGAACAAAGATGATTTGGGAGACTATCGGCCCGGGCGGCGGGCCGGTGAAAAACACGGGATCAGGAGTCCCCTCATCGATTGTGGATGGACAAAGGAAGAAATCCGGCAGGTGAGCTTAGCCCTCGGCATTCCGATCTGGGACAAACCCGCTTCTCCCTGTCTCGCCTCCAGATTTCCCACCGGTGAGCCGATTCGCTTGGAGGCTCTGCGGTGGGTCGAAAAGGCTGAAACCGCCCTAAGGTCTCTGGGGTTTTTGGAGCAAAGGGTGCGGGTTCACGGAGAAATGGCTCGGATTGAATTATCTTTGGGTGAAATGCCCCGGATGCTGGAGCCGGGAATACGGGCCGCTGTCATTCAGAGTTTGCATGAAGCTGGATTTCGAAGGATTGTACTTGATTTGGAGGGGTATCGATCCAGCGGCGAGGGATGGAGCAAGAACGCCGAAGAGCTTCCGTAG
- a CDS encoding DUF3098 domain-containing protein, which produces MAKISAENQPRRGRTGAPAQKTGGGPSPSKGAIFASSRASEGPEFGRKNWILMGLGLGTIILGFVALALGSITVAPILLVLGYIVLVPWAILARSHPESNQKGANSSVG; this is translated from the coding sequence GTGGCCAAGATTAGTGCTGAAAACCAACCCCGTAGAGGCAGAACGGGCGCGCCCGCCCAAAAGACCGGGGGAGGTCCATCCCCAAGCAAAGGTGCGATCTTTGCGAGTTCCAGAGCTTCTGAAGGGCCTGAGTTCGGCCGGAAGAACTGGATCTTAATGGGGCTGGGGCTTGGAACCATTATATTGGGATTCGTGGCGCTGGCGCTTGGATCGATTACTGTGGCGCCGATCCTCCTCGTCCTGGGTTATATTGTCTTGGTGCCCTGGGCCATTCTGGCCCGGTCCCATCCGGAATCGAATCAAAAGGGGGCGAATAGCTCAGTTGGTTAG
- the ruvX gene encoding Holliday junction resolvase RuvX, which translates to MNIESRIENGPLLGIDLGRRRTGLAKSDPDLRVATPLVIVEAAGNKLDFSILDHCRKNEVTGVVLGLPRHMDGREGDLAPRTRRLAAYIHRQLNIPVWLWDERLSTLEVDRRAREGGKRQQPRDDLAATLILQGFIDAQAWKRPPAHAGDDPGDRSEDDGTAE; encoded by the coding sequence ATGAACATCGAATCAAGAATTGAAAACGGCCCTCTTCTCGGCATTGATCTAGGACGGCGCCGAACCGGTCTCGCCAAGTCCGATCCGGATCTCCGGGTTGCGACACCTCTGGTGATTGTAGAAGCGGCGGGGAACAAACTCGATTTTAGTATTCTGGATCATTGCCGGAAGAACGAAGTGACCGGTGTTGTCTTGGGGCTGCCCCGGCATATGGACGGCCGGGAAGGCGATTTGGCGCCCCGCACCCGGCGTCTTGCCGCCTATATCCACCGTCAGCTGAACATTCCTGTTTGGTTATGGGATGAGCGCCTGTCCACTCTTGAAGTGGACAGGCGCGCCAGAGAGGGAGGGAAACGCCAACAGCCGAGGGATGATTTGGCCGCGACACTCATCCTTCAGGGATTTATTGATGCACAAGCCTGGAAAAGGCCTCCAGCGCACGCCGGCGACGACCCAGGGGATCGATCCGAAGATGATGGGACCGCTGAATGA
- the mltG gene encoding endolytic transglycosylase MltG translates to MILLLALIGFAIIAVWGANILLRPYRPSNPKVTFTVLPGEDFSAIQARLVKSRLIPNSPWIALWARYKGWDRNLRAGRYEIDPSMPPAEIFRTFVEGPRVLLKVTLPEGWRSADGIQRLEESLECDPGSLYKIARDSTWLLSLGLPAPNVEGYLFPETYFFDPGTTGHEILRHILLKTIEYFNLERGARLRELGMTLHEAVTLASIIEAEAKLPEERVRISAVFHNRLREGWPLQADPTVLFAVGKSGEPPLTEDLESPSPYNTYLVQGLPPGPINSPGAAALEAALYPLPHCREFFFVARPDGSHIFSRTLHEHEEARRRLKHSKG, encoded by the coding sequence ATGATCCTTTTACTCGCCCTGATCGGATTCGCGATCATCGCGGTGTGGGGCGCCAACATTTTGTTGAGGCCCTACCGGCCCTCCAATCCCAAAGTGACCTTCACCGTACTTCCGGGCGAGGATTTCTCCGCAATCCAAGCACGGCTCGTCAAATCCCGATTGATACCGAACTCCCCCTGGATTGCTCTGTGGGCGCGCTATAAGGGGTGGGACCGGAATCTAAGGGCCGGCCGGTATGAAATCGATCCTTCCATGCCGCCGGCCGAGATTTTCCGCACTTTTGTAGAAGGTCCCCGTGTGCTGCTGAAGGTCACCCTGCCGGAGGGATGGCGCAGCGCCGATGGGATTCAAAGACTTGAGGAATCGCTTGAATGTGATCCCGGCTCCTTATACAAAATAGCAAGGGATTCGACCTGGCTGCTCTCTCTGGGATTGCCGGCGCCCAATGTTGAAGGGTATCTTTTCCCCGAGACGTATTTCTTCGACCCCGGCACCACAGGTCATGAAATCCTCCGCCATATCTTATTAAAAACGATCGAATACTTTAATTTAGAGAGAGGGGCGCGGTTGAGGGAGCTTGGGATGACGCTGCATGAGGCGGTGACCCTGGCGAGTATTATTGAAGCAGAGGCCAAGCTGCCGGAGGAACGGGTTCGGATCAGCGCCGTTTTTCACAACAGGCTTCGGGAAGGGTGGCCGCTGCAAGCCGATCCCACGGTGCTCTTTGCGGTGGGGAAATCGGGCGAGCCGCCCTTGACCGAGGATCTGGAATCCCCCTCGCCCTATAATACCTATCTTGTACAAGGTTTGCCGCCTGGACCGATCAACAGTCCCGGCGCCGCGGCCTTGGAGGCCGCCCTGTATCCACTGCCCCACTGCAGGGAGTTCTTTTTTGTCGCCCGGCCCGATGGATCTCACATCTTCAGCCGAACACTACACGAGCATGAAGAGGCGCGCCGGCGCCTCAAACACTCAAAAGGATGA